A region of the Scatophagus argus isolate fScaArg1 chromosome 19, fScaArg1.pri, whole genome shotgun sequence genome:
ataaacTTGAATCTAAGAAGTTCAGTCAGTTACATGCTATACAATGAGGATTTTACTAAATCATGAGATGTATATTGTCACATTTTACCCAAACAATACTTAGCAATACATTAAGTACTTGCTCACCTCCAgctacagtggtatgaaaaagtttgggcacccctgatcattttcaggattttcctttataaatcattggttgttcggatcagcaatttcagttaaatatatcatatagcagacaaacacagtgatatttcagaagtgaaatgaagtttataggattaacagaaagtgtgcaacaattacttaaacaacattaggcaggtgcataaatttgggcacccttgttgttttattgatttgagtacctttagcactaattattggaacacaaagtttgtttggtaagctcattgacccttgacctacatacacaggtgaatccgatcatgagaaagggtatttcaggtggccaggagcaagttgttctcccttttgcatcttctctgaggagtggcaacatgggagcctcaaaacaactctcaaatgacctgaaaacaaagattgtccaacatcatggtttaggggaaagatacaaaaagctggctcagagatttaagctgtcagtttccactgtgaggaacatagtgaggaaatggaagaccacaggcacagtcctagttaaggcccggagtggcaggccaagaaaaatctctgataagcagaggcgaggaatggtgagaacggtcaaactcaacccacagaccagctccaaagacctacaacatgatcttgctgcagatggtgtcactgtgcatcgttcaactattcagcgcactttgcacaaggagatgctgtatgggagagtaatgcggcggaagccttttctacgcacatgccacaaacagagtcgcttgaggtatgctaaagcacatttggacaagccagcttccttttggaataaggtgctgtggactgatgaatgtaaaattgagttatttggacataacaaggggcggtatgcatgccggaagaagaacacagcattccaagacaaacacttgctacccacagtaaaatttggtggtggttccatcatgctgtggggctgtgtggccagtgcaggtactggcaatcttgtaaaagttgaaggtcgcatggattccagtcagtatcagcagattcttgccaacaatgttcaagaatcagtgacaaagttgaagttgcgccggggctggatacttcaacaagacaacgaccccaaacactgctcaaactctacaaaggcattcatgcagaggaacaactacaacgttctggaatggccatctcagtccccagacctgaacattattgaaaatctgtggtgtgatttaaagcgggctgtccatgctcggaaaccatcaaacctgactgaactggagattttttgtaaagaagaatggtcaaaaataccttcaaccagactccagaccctcattagaagctataggaagcgtttagaggctgttatttctgcaaaaggaggatctacgaaatattgatgtcatttttctgttgtggtgcccaaatttatgcacctgcctaatgttgtttaagtaattattgcacactttctgttaatcctataaacttcatttcacttctgaaatatcactgtgtttggcTTTAATTTCAGGAGAATATGAATGTAAGCTGAGAGACATCAGTCCTACAAAGAAATTAGTTTTCAGAGAGAGATCCAATGGACAATTCACTGTCAAAGAGACACCTGTGATCCGTGTGAAACCAGTCAGGAAAAAGGTCGGATGTGTGGTTGGAGGCAAAGAGGAACTGCAGTGCTTCGTCAACAGCCCCTACAGAGTTGCATTTGAAGGCCAATCTGCCTCAGGTAAACCTgacacaaaaatcaaagaagacGCAATGcattcatatattttcaaagCCTGAACGTCGAcattcttttgtattttttgtatgtttgcataGGTGGCAGCGTCACCGACACGTTTACAATATCTGACTGTAACACGCAGACGTTCACTTGTAACGTGACAAACTATGAGAGATtcagcaaaaaaataacactggaATTATCTTTAGAGGGTAAGCATTAATCCagacatttgaacattttataCAGGTCACAGGTCAAGAAATTTCTCCTTAATTATCTCcgtaattaaaaaaatattcttttctctccagactttctgtgtgaaaatgatcCAGTCTACGGTAATGGGAATTTAAATGACATAGCTGTAGATGCCTGTGAAGAGAACAAGGTGGGAGAAAAGATAGCAACTTGTAGTACAGCAGGCGAATGGAAAGAACAGAACAACTGCGTCCTAAAACCGATTCAGGATCTGCTCGATCAGTCTGAGGTGAGCTCTTTTTGACCCCAAATGATGATATTGAGAGGTGGATTTAGAGACTTGGAGGCCTTAGGAAAACTCTGTTGTAGTGGCATTGGCAATTGGAGAATAAGTACTTGGATCTTTTACTTATTGAATCTACTGTTCCCAgagtcaagaatgaactttcatgctcaaaaatatgaacatataCACTTGTATGGTTTAGAGGATACAGACAAATATCAAAAGACCCTGTAAAGCATGCAAACACGATAACAGAAGAATCTGCAATGTGTAGCTTTTACTGTGGCACCATCTGTTGGTGATGCGGGTAGCTTTATTAGTTCTTTCAAATCTCCcaagcatttcttttttcagtgtgatccctctcagctctgccttttcactttgtctcattctttttcttgtgctttCACCACACTTCCTGGTCACTTGCACTCCATACACTAACGATGCCACCCTTGTTGTTTACTTAACCATTTCTATTTATATTTCTAACACTGGCTTGACATTGTTAGGTCACCAGACAGCAAAAGATTGGTGAACTGTAATACTGGTTAAGATCTATTATTATACTTTGGAATTTAATTGTCTTCTATAACATAAATGCAGCTAAAGGATACTGTTTGACAGTCATGTTCAGAGTAACAGCACGGCTATTGATggctatatacatatatataattcTTTAGTTGCAAAGATTTGCAACTGCAATATACACAcaagtatatatatatgcaatGTTGTTGATATGCAACCACTTTAGCTACTAAATTTGACCCAACTTATCTTTCATGAGCAACTTcatccaaataaaacaaatggaaGACCTAGCTCAAAActataatttttgtttttgatacgATATGAATCAAAATTAAACTgagcagctggagaaaagaTGTTGAAATAGCTGGAAAGTACAGTACAAGCCTTTATGAACTTGTGTTTAGATTGGTGTTTGTTCACAAGCCAACTTCGACTTCAGACTGTCAAATTAGTCATTGACAAAGTTTTATTCtttgaaagaatgaaagatgGTCAGTGCCAAAGGAAAATTACAACCTAACTTATTAACTGCTtatgtgaacaaaaaaacacaatacattGGCTTAGGGCAtatgtaatattaatattttagatGAATAAATTTTTATGTCTTGGGACATTTCTGTGCTTTATGTCGGTTAACTTACTTTAACATCTCTCTATAGACTACTAATAAATTTCACCAcgattgtttattttttggggCTCAGGGTTGTCAGTGAATCATAAGGTTTGTGGTCTGGTCCCTGGGTCTGGCTGCATGTCGAAGTGTACATCGGTGTGGGTGTTGGTGCGAATGACTGAGTAAAGAAATATTGTGGGAAGGTCTGAATAGGAAGCACTGTATCACCCCCTGGTGAGCAGGTCAgagtaattgtgtgtgtgtgtgtgtgtgtgtgtgtgtgtgtgtgtggatgagtgaATGTGGTAAGTGAAAAGTATTTTGAGGAATCAGTTGACTAGAAAAAAAGCGTATAAAtacatgtattatttttttaccaCTTTCAGCTATCGTGAAAATAATACTATAACAATAGTTTCAAAGATGTtttaagtgaataaaaacactACAGCATGTAACTTTAAACTGACCCTTAGATAATAATGCTTCATTCTTTTAAATTCCACAGAACTTGAATAGCAATTCACTGCCAGAATTCTTGAAGCAACTCAGAAGTATCACTCTCAATTTTACTTCGGATGTGGTTGATTCTCCTGCAACCATTAATGCAGTTGTTGAAATCCTCAACAATGTAGCCAACACTACATCATTATCTCTTCTCTCAATAACTAATAATTCAATGGAGGTATGTAAATTAGTCTGCTGAGATTTGCACATGTCCTAAATAATGTACACTATATTTCACATGGTCTAATATCCTCTTTCCTTTCAATTTAGGATATCCTATTAACTGCAGGAATCCTTACAAGAGATGATGCAAGGGAATCATGGGTGTTGCTTAACGATAATGACAACATAAACCCCTTAGGAACAAGACGTAACCTCCTCGAAGCTCAAAGTGCAAGCTCAGGATTATTGCAGTCTCTTGAGACTTTAACAAGTCGTCTTTCCAATGACTCTTTTGACATTAACACAACCTCCATTATCTTGAGTAAAACTACGTTCACCGACACGTTCGATGCTGAGTTTAATTCCTCAGTGGAGATAGAAATACCAGAgtctgatggagagaaaaagtcaATCACTGTGATCACATTTGCCTCAATGGATAATGTACTCCCTGCGAGAGACAAAGATACTTCAACCTCCAATTTCATCAATGGGAGAGTCGTACTTGTTCAGTCCAGTGGCACCatcaataatattttttttgggTTTCATATCATAAATGATACTCTGGGGAAccctcagtgtgttttctggaaCTTCAGGCTCTTCGATGGTCTAGGGGGATGGGACAACACGGGATGCAAGTTCATAAACAACGAAAATCAAAGCGTCACCTGCAACTGCAACCACCTGACCTCTTTCTCAATCCTAATGTCACCCTACAGTCCCGATGACCTTGATTTGAAAATTATAACCTATTTTGGAGTTGGCATATCCATTGCTTCCCTGGTTATATGCCTCATCATTGAAGCTGTCATATGgaaaagaataagaaagaaCAACACATCCTACTTGCGTCATGTTACCATTGTTAACATTGCTGTGTCTCTCTTGATTGCAGACATTTGGTTTATAATTGGAGCAGCTATTTCAGATGCAGACAAGAAAAACCCATCAGCATGCAACGCAGCTAcattttttatccattttttcTACCTTGCCCTGTTCTTCTGGATGCTAGCCTCAGCTCTGCTGTTGCTTTACCGCACAGTCAGTGTTTTCGACGGGGGTTTGTCTAAAAAATCTATGCTGGCTATTGGATTCTCCCTAGGCTATGGGGCACCTCTCATCATCGCAATCATAACAGTAGCTGTAACTTCCCCCAGACAAGTGTACATACAACAAAATATGGTTTGCTGGCTCAACTGGGGAGAGTCCAAAGCTCTACTGGCATTTGTGATCCCTGCATTGTTAATAGTGGTGATAAACCTTGTAATCCTGTTCGTGGTGATCTACAAAATGTTGAGGAGAAGAGCAGTGGGAAACGCTGCACAAGCAGCTGAGAAGCATGCTCTCGTGGTTATTGCCAGAACATTAGCTGTACTCACACCAATTTTTGGAGTAACTTGGAGTCTTGGAGTCGGAATCTTGATCGAACCACGCAATAGAGGAATCCATATTTCATTTGCATTCTTCAATTCACTGCAGGTACAAATACAGTCTTTAATAATCCTGACCTTTacatattattgttattctttaTGTGACTTTATACTCTGATATGTGAAATTATTCTGTGCACTGTGAAATGTGAGTTCCTTATTGCCACTGAAGCCCTGTTAGCTGATACTACTCTGTGTTCTTTCAGGGTTTCTTTATACTGCTGTGTGGAACGCTGCTTGACAGAAAGGTATGTATGTCTCACTGTTCAGTTCTATTGCTGATTGGATTGAAGgaaaaatattcattcaaaAGTAgaattaacatttattatttatgtatttgttaaTGTTTGATGTATGAATCTGCCACTGAATAGCAGATACAAAAGGAAGATTCTTAAAAAAGtgaataatgaaacaaattcTTAGACATTAAACAAAATTTCTCACAGAATTAGACATTGCGTTTCTTTAgctaacatttttattcaaataagcAATCTAGAGAGGAGAGTCATGCACCAATATCTTTTTTTATGGACCGTTGTGCACTCAACGGACGTTCAGACCGAAAATGGCACCGCATTCAAAAAAATATGTTAGAGTGGATATTTTGTTTCAGGTTTTATCcttaaaatgttgcatttatgtCTTTAAAGTATAAAATGTCAGCTAATTTTATTACACTAGTTCAGTGTAAAGGGTCATATTTAATGCTGATTTTTTTGCcatgttgtgtcagtgtgtttaaatGACATATATTGTCATTCATTAGACAGAATGACTAGATTAGAAATTAGAAATCTGTTACTTTTGAGTCACATAACAGAGTAATAAACACTTGAGTAAGCACCTTATGCTTATGTAGAATTTCCCTTTAACTTTATATGTCAAACctgatgtgaataaaacataaGGTTTATGCATAAGATTGCATTAAAGGATCAGTTTgtccaaaatgaaaattcagtcattatctactcatCCCCATGTCGATAgaaagtcaggtgaagtttcttTATATAcagaaatgaatacaaatataaaatagcTCTATACGACTCATCCAACATAATTcaaatcttcttctttttttttgatgagGAAACTTCATCCCACTTTCTATTAGCATGAAACTGAGAAGAggaaatgactgaattttcatttttgggttaATTTTAGTTGGATTGAATCAGATTAAGTTAGTTAATTTATTCGCATTGACTCAACATAATCAGAATACAGctattttcagtaaaaatattAGCTCTTGTCTTGTGAAAGTAAACTGGTGGAGGTGATGACTCTGAAGTCCAGAACCCTCGTAAGACTCTCCACCTCTTTGAACAACATGAAATCTTAC
Encoded here:
- the LOC124050861 gene encoding adhesion G protein-coupled receptor F5-like, which translates into the protein MALPETIGFMVVLVIYYSLDKQAYSQSLNVLSKESMGTKESLIHPREKRAISLSSSDYEFQVVINISDLEHLRALLGTQSFPLPINDSAAITSIEATTVCSSDVTGYQCRCEQNFAWSYNTCISYGVCDAVNDNTCGCISALPADGQYCQPNTSQTEPTPSSTPPNDPVDIDIVLDIHIPVLSVPSNFIDLFRGALKGFRFPHNMTQSLQVLTVIFTTGCYPNSNGLQCQCEEQFSWSCDKCYRYGACGNVTSQTCGCINGLPANGQFCEPISNITQCPNTTSSTTPITTPLTNTTPVTNGTTQVTNGTTLVTTPVTNTTTPVTTSLTNTTPVTNGTTMTTPVRTTTPEIPPVTTTPLATSMTTPMTNTTTPKPTTPMMMTTPPPTTEARHLSLAMDIEFDSSYSNPNSMVYRNINNAIQQQSQAHISNLQTAKITGFRPGSTIVDYTVTATSIQNEQIKAVESGIFTKLAETYPMITDSPSNLTFDPPELFFGESVTVTCGPLPKDRGFSTNWIAEWRRNDVLILEDSEHSFSKTSDTATLTVSKFFSTDNGEYECKLRDISPTKKLVFRERSNGQFTVKETPVIRVKPVRKKVGCVVGGKEELQCFVNSPYRVAFEGQSASGGSVTDTFTISDCNTQTFTCNVTNYERFSKKITLELSLEDFLCENDPVYGNGNLNDIAVDACEENKVGEKIATCSTAGEWKEQNNCVLKPIQDLLDQSENLNSNSLPEFLKQLRSITLNFTSDVVDSPATINAVVEILNNVANTTSLSLLSITNNSMEDILLTAGILTRDDARESWVLLNDNDNINPLGTRRNLLEAQSASSGLLQSLETLTSRLSNDSFDINTTSIILSKTTFTDTFDAEFNSSVEIEIPESDGEKKSITVITFASMDNVLPARDKDTSTSNFINGRVVLVQSSGTINNIFFGFHIINDTLGNPQCVFWNFRLFDGLGGWDNTGCKFINNENQSVTCNCNHLTSFSILMSPYSPDDLDLKIITYFGVGISIASLVICLIIEAVIWKRIRKNNTSYLRHVTIVNIAVSLLIADIWFIIGAAISDADKKNPSACNAATFFIHFFYLALFFWMLASALLLLYRTVSVFDGGLSKKSMLAIGFSLGYGAPLIIAIITVAVTSPRQVYIQQNMVCWLNWGESKALLAFVIPALLIVVINLVILFVVIYKMLRRRAVGNAAQAAEKHALVVIARTLAVLTPIFGVTWSLGVGILIEPRNRGIHISFAFFNSLQGFFILLCGTLLDRKVRSEITIKSHTSRSGTRTTSAPTSSSSALSFFRNWRRGRDGYNVSASSSSASQSFTNT